One Micromonospora sp. WMMD812 genomic window carries:
- a CDS encoding permease: MTAPERMASAGDGRSGPSPAIGERRGPAGDDPRNETASPAYRIGSVEVLAALLILLLVMSSQLTDLLSAPALATWTTVFVSVMVQAVPFLVFGVLLSAVIAVFVPRSFWARALPRHPALAVPVASAAGVVLPGCECGAVPIAGSLIRRGVTPAAALAFLLAAPAINPIVLAATAVAFPNNPEMVVGRAVASLIVAMAMGWLWLRLGRADWIRLPHRPDLDSLPRGQAFWSAVRHDVVHAGGFLVIGAAAAASINVLVPERWLQILADQPVLSVLALAALAVLLSICSEADAFVAASLSQFSLTSRLAFLVVGPMVDLKLIAMQAGIFGRRFTARFAPATFAVAVGVAALTGMVLL, translated from the coding sequence GTGACCGCACCCGAGCGAATGGCCTCAGCCGGTGACGGCCGATCAGGGCCGTCCCCGGCGATCGGCGAGCGGCGTGGTCCCGCGGGGGACGATCCGCGCAACGAAACCGCGTCACCGGCCTACCGGATCGGCTCGGTCGAGGTTCTCGCCGCGCTGCTGATCCTCCTGCTCGTCATGAGCAGCCAACTGACCGATCTGCTCTCCGCGCCAGCCCTCGCGACCTGGACGACGGTCTTCGTCTCCGTGATGGTGCAGGCCGTCCCGTTCCTCGTCTTCGGCGTCCTGCTCTCCGCGGTCATCGCGGTCTTCGTGCCCCGGTCCTTCTGGGCCCGCGCCCTCCCCCGGCACCCTGCCCTCGCCGTTCCCGTGGCCAGCGCCGCCGGCGTCGTCCTGCCCGGCTGCGAATGCGGCGCCGTTCCGATTGCCGGATCCCTCATCCGACGCGGCGTGACCCCCGCCGCCGCACTGGCCTTCCTGCTCGCCGCCCCGGCGATCAACCCCATCGTGCTCGCCGCCACCGCGGTCGCGTTCCCCAACAACCCCGAGATGGTGGTCGGCCGCGCCGTCGCCAGTCTCATCGTCGCCATGGCGATGGGCTGGCTCTGGCTGCGCCTGGGCCGTGCCGACTGGATTCGGCTACCCCACCGGCCCGACCTCGACAGCCTCCCCCGCGGCCAGGCGTTCTGGTCAGCCGTACGTCACGACGTCGTCCACGCCGGCGGGTTCCTCGTAATCGGCGCGGCCGCCGCAGCGAGCATCAACGTCCTGGTGCCCGAGCGATGGCTGCAGATCCTCGCCGACCAGCCGGTTCTCTCGGTCCTCGCCCTGGCGGCACTCGCCGTGCTGCTGTCCATCTGCTCCGAAGCCGACGCCTTCGTCGCCGCGTCGCTGTCCCAGTTCTCGCTCACCTCCCGGCTCGCCTTCCTGGTGGTCGGTCCCATGGTCGACCTCAAACTGATCGCCATGCAGGCCGGCATCTTCGGCCGACGCTTCACCGCCCGCTTCGCACCCGCGACCTTCGCCGTCGCGGTCGGCGTGGCCGCCCTCACCGGGATGGTGCTGTTGTGA
- a CDS encoding S8 family serine peptidase, whose protein sequence is MSEPRSLSRRTFAALFGSVLAAGALTVTGGAATATAAPSAPDSPQVTPAEALGPHDARLLAEATAKHEPTVTLIVAADKGDADVVANGVKALGGTVNRRFDQIGYVLATVPTAKVLKAAALPGVAAVDLDETIPLPDPTPDVAPHGAKAAKQGTTLGGPGKGTGAVNPYMPTNETGAEAFKAAHPKWDGRGVTIGIMDSGVDLDQPALQKTTTGERKIVDWVTATDPVTENDGTWRRMNTEVSGPSFTAAGATWTAPAGTYRFNVFRESITGASDPAGDVNRDGDTTDVWGVLYDPQTHDIWVDVDQDNSFTDETLMRPYRERFDVGHFGTDNPATAVRDQMPFVVEYREDVDTSPLGVPGTSDYVNIGIIESTHGTHVAGITAANDMLGNAAFDGAAPGAKIVSARACSWGGGCTAAALTTGMADLVINRHVDVVNMSIGGLPTLNDGSNARAQLYNDLISTYGVQMFISAGNSGPGVNTVGDPSVADNVVSVAANISKDTWLANYGSVVRKNNALFNFSSRGPREDGGFKPNIAAPGSAISTAPTWQPGNPVPEAGYPLPPGYQMLNGTSMASPQATGAAALLLSAAKATDKGVTPAALRRAIYTSAKPIADVATYAQGYGMFNVPGAWKLLAKNVETRSYTSDAPVCSELSENLTRYDRELNRFVPNPHRGAGVYNRCASGEGGQKVGQSRTYQVKVTRTSGPSGSVNHTLALRGNDGTFSAPRSVALPLNKTVTISITAKPKSTGAHGTIVTIDDPKTSVIDFEVSAVVVASNDVSKPSFSSSAEGSVQRNSFTSYFVTVPAGAGALQVNLSGIATGSQTRFIAINPYGVPVDPTASTACYTNFSDAAACKPQERDYQNPIAGVWEIEVESRRTSPALNNPFQLQMRVQGVTVEPSVIELPTVVAGQPTSANWTLTNAYGPVAVTGQGGALSSVHAERPTIAEGAQQEYLVDVPAGATTFTARIGNTANLGADLDLTVFRGDTQVGQAADGDSEEAVTIANPPAGTYRVVVDGYAVDGPGTSTAYDYRDSFSAPSLGALTAPVTALALPHGATATLTGTVTAESTPGAGRELFGELAVVTADGAVVGRGAVHIGTVN, encoded by the coding sequence GTGAGTGAACCCCGCAGCCTGAGCAGGCGTACATTCGCCGCGCTCTTCGGATCGGTCCTGGCCGCCGGCGCCCTGACCGTGACGGGCGGCGCCGCGACCGCGACCGCCGCCCCCTCTGCACCCGATTCTCCGCAGGTGACCCCCGCCGAGGCGTTGGGCCCGCACGACGCCAGGCTCCTCGCCGAGGCCACCGCCAAGCACGAACCGACGGTGACGCTGATCGTGGCCGCCGACAAGGGCGACGCCGACGTCGTCGCCAACGGGGTGAAGGCCCTTGGTGGGACGGTCAACCGGCGCTTCGACCAGATCGGTTACGTCCTGGCCACGGTCCCCACCGCCAAGGTCCTCAAGGCCGCCGCGCTGCCCGGCGTCGCCGCCGTCGACCTGGACGAGACCATCCCGCTGCCAGACCCGACCCCCGACGTCGCGCCGCACGGCGCGAAGGCGGCGAAGCAGGGGACGACGCTCGGCGGACCGGGCAAGGGCACCGGCGCGGTGAACCCGTACATGCCGACCAACGAGACGGGCGCGGAGGCGTTCAAGGCCGCCCACCCGAAGTGGGACGGCCGCGGGGTCACCATCGGCATCATGGACTCCGGTGTCGACCTGGACCAGCCGGCGCTGCAGAAGACCACCACCGGCGAGCGGAAGATCGTCGACTGGGTCACCGCGACAGACCCGGTCACCGAGAACGACGGTACATGGCGGCGGATGAACACCGAGGTGAGCGGACCCTCGTTCACCGCCGCCGGCGCCACCTGGACGGCCCCCGCCGGCACCTACCGCTTCAACGTCTTCCGCGAGTCCATCACCGGCGCGAGCGATCCGGCGGGTGACGTCAACCGCGACGGTGACACCACCGACGTGTGGGGCGTCCTGTACGACCCGCAGACCCACGACATCTGGGTCGACGTCGACCAGGACAACAGCTTCACCGACGAAACGCTGATGCGCCCGTACCGGGAGCGGTTCGACGTCGGGCACTTCGGCACCGACAACCCGGCCACCGCCGTACGCGACCAGATGCCCTTCGTGGTCGAGTACCGCGAGGACGTCGACACCAGTCCACTCGGCGTTCCGGGCACCTCCGACTACGTCAACATCGGCATCATCGAGTCGACCCACGGCACGCACGTCGCGGGCATCACCGCCGCCAACGACATGCTCGGCAACGCCGCGTTCGACGGTGCCGCGCCCGGCGCGAAGATCGTCTCCGCCCGTGCGTGCTCCTGGGGTGGTGGCTGCACCGCCGCGGCGCTGACGACCGGCATGGCGGATCTCGTCATCAACCGCCACGTGGACGTGGTCAACATGTCCATCGGCGGCCTGCCGACGCTCAACGACGGCTCCAACGCCCGCGCCCAGCTGTACAACGACCTGATCAGCACCTACGGGGTGCAGATGTTCATCTCCGCCGGCAACTCCGGCCCCGGCGTCAACACCGTCGGCGACCCGTCCGTCGCCGACAACGTGGTCAGCGTCGCGGCGAACATCAGCAAGGACACCTGGCTGGCCAACTACGGCTCGGTGGTCCGCAAGAACAACGCTTTGTTCAACTTCTCCTCCCGCGGTCCCCGCGAGGACGGCGGCTTCAAGCCGAACATCGCCGCCCCCGGATCGGCGATCTCCACCGCGCCGACCTGGCAGCCGGGCAACCCGGTCCCGGAGGCCGGCTACCCGCTACCGCCGGGCTACCAGATGCTCAACGGCACCTCGATGGCCTCCCCCCAGGCCACCGGCGCCGCGGCGCTACTGCTCTCGGCCGCCAAGGCCACCGACAAGGGGGTCACCCCGGCCGCGCTGCGCCGGGCCATCTACACCTCCGCGAAGCCGATCGCGGACGTGGCGACCTACGCGCAGGGCTACGGCATGTTCAACGTGCCGGGCGCGTGGAAGCTGCTCGCCAAGAACGTCGAGACCCGGTCGTACACCTCCGACGCCCCGGTGTGCTCCGAACTGTCGGAGAACCTCACCCGCTACGACCGCGAACTCAACCGGTTCGTCCCGAACCCCCACCGCGGCGCCGGCGTTTACAACCGCTGCGCATCCGGTGAGGGCGGGCAGAAGGTCGGCCAGAGCCGGACCTACCAGGTCAAGGTCACCCGAACCAGTGGTCCGTCCGGTTCCGTCAACCACACGCTGGCCCTGCGCGGCAACGACGGGACCTTCTCCGCGCCGAGGTCCGTCGCCCTGCCGCTGAACAAGACCGTCACGATCAGCATCACCGCCAAGCCGAAGTCCACCGGCGCGCACGGCACGATCGTGACCATCGACGACCCGAAGACGTCCGTGATCGACTTCGAGGTCTCCGCCGTCGTCGTCGCGTCCAACGACGTCTCCAAGCCGAGCTTCTCGTCCTCCGCGGAAGGCTCGGTGCAGCGCAACAGCTTCACCTCGTACTTCGTCACCGTCCCGGCGGGGGCGGGTGCGCTGCAGGTGAACCTGTCCGGCATCGCCACCGGGTCGCAGACCCGCTTCATCGCCATCAACCCGTACGGCGTTCCGGTGGATCCCACGGCGAGCACCGCCTGCTACACCAACTTCTCCGACGCCGCCGCCTGCAAGCCGCAGGAGCGGGACTACCAGAACCCGATTGCCGGGGTCTGGGAGATCGAGGTGGAGTCGCGGCGGACCTCGCCGGCGCTGAACAACCCGTTCCAGCTGCAGATGCGGGTGCAGGGGGTCACGGTCGAGCCGTCCGTGATCGAGTTGCCGACCGTTGTCGCAGGTCAACCGACCTCGGCGAACTGGACGTTGACCAACGCCTACGGTCCGGTCGCGGTGACCGGTCAGGGCGGCGCCCTGTCCAGCGTGCACGCCGAACGGCCGACCATCGCCGAGGGCGCGCAGCAGGAGTACCTGGTTGACGTGCCGGCGGGCGCCACGACCTTCACCGCGCGCATCGGCAACACGGCCAACCTCGGCGCCGACCTGGACCTGACGGTGTTCCGCGGCGACACGCAGGTCGGCCAGGCGGCCGACGGAGACTCGGAGGAGGCCGTCACGATCGCCAACCCGCCGGCGGGCACCTACCGGGTGGTCGTCGACGGGTACGCCGTCGACGGTCCGGGCACCAGCACCGCCTACGACTACCGGGACTCGTTCTCGGCTCCGTCGCTCGGTGCGCTCACCGCCCCGGTCACCGCGCTCGCCCTGCCCCACGGCGCCACCGCCACCCTCACCGGGACGGTGACCGCCGAGTCCACTCCGGGTGCCGGCCGCGAGCTGTTCGGTGAGCTCGCCGTCGTCACTGCCGACGGCGCAGTCGTCGGCCGCGGCGCGGTCCACATCGGCACCGTCAACTAA
- a CDS encoding transcriptional repressor: MPNVTRNTRQRGEVLALLREVEGFHTAQQLHQMLLARNARVGLTTVYRTLQLLVEAGGIDSTRLPGGEQLYRRCSQSKHHHHLVCRNCGRTVEVAGPAVERWADRVAAEHGFTDVGHTLEIFGICAQCSR, translated from the coding sequence ATGCCGAATGTGACCCGAAACACCCGGCAGCGCGGCGAGGTGTTGGCGCTGCTGCGAGAGGTCGAGGGCTTCCACACGGCGCAGCAACTGCACCAGATGCTGCTCGCCCGCAACGCGCGGGTCGGCCTGACCACCGTCTACCGGACGCTGCAGTTGCTGGTGGAAGCCGGGGGCATCGACTCCACCCGGCTGCCTGGAGGCGAGCAGCTGTATCGCCGCTGCAGCCAGAGCAAGCACCACCATCACCTCGTCTGCCGCAACTGCGGACGCACCGTCGAGGTCGCCGGGCCGGCGGTGGAGCGGTGGGCGGATCGTGTGGCCGCCGAGCACGGTTTCACCGACGTCGGCCACACGTTGGAGATCTTCGGTATCTGCGCTCAGTGCTCGCGTTGA
- a CDS encoding AAA family ATPase, with product MKVAFVGKGGSGKTTLAALFARHLAEVGRPVLAIDADINQHLAVALGGSASSAAEMTPLGEHLPAIKEYLRGSNPRIASAAEMVKTTPPGAGSRLLRVIDENPIYTACVRAVGSVRIAVTGEFAPEDLGVACYHSKVGAVELMLNHMLDGPGEYVVVDMTAGADSFASGLFTRFDRTFLVCEPTLRSVGVYRQYAGYARDYGVALSVVGNKVEDATDVEFLREHVGADLLTWVSRSGYVRRAERGGVGPLHELEPANRAVLSQLVDSVDATPQDWDRFARWAHEFHRRNAVTWGNDRAGVDLTTQIDPDFRVSAPVLTPASVTA from the coding sequence GTGAAGGTCGCGTTCGTCGGCAAGGGTGGTAGCGGGAAGACCACTCTCGCGGCCCTGTTCGCCCGCCACCTCGCCGAGGTCGGCCGGCCTGTGCTCGCCATCGACGCCGACATCAACCAGCACCTCGCGGTCGCCCTCGGTGGGTCCGCCTCGAGCGCGGCGGAGATGACGCCGCTGGGCGAGCATCTGCCCGCGATCAAGGAGTACCTGCGCGGCAGCAATCCGCGCATCGCCTCCGCCGCGGAGATGGTGAAGACCACGCCGCCAGGGGCTGGTTCGCGACTGCTGCGTGTCATTGACGAAAACCCCATCTACACGGCCTGCGTTCGCGCGGTCGGGTCGGTGCGAATCGCCGTCACCGGCGAGTTCGCCCCCGAGGACCTCGGTGTTGCCTGCTACCACTCGAAGGTCGGGGCGGTGGAGCTCATGCTCAACCACATGCTCGACGGGCCGGGTGAGTACGTGGTGGTGGACATGACCGCGGGCGCGGACTCGTTCGCGTCCGGACTGTTCACCCGGTTCGACCGCACCTTCCTCGTGTGCGAGCCCACGCTGCGCAGCGTCGGCGTCTACCGGCAGTACGCGGGCTACGCCCGCGACTACGGGGTGGCCCTGTCCGTGGTCGGGAACAAGGTCGAGGACGCCACCGACGTCGAGTTCCTCCGCGAGCACGTGGGGGCGGACCTGCTGACCTGGGTGTCCCGGTCGGGCTACGTACGCCGCGCCGAGCGGGGCGGGGTCGGCCCACTCCACGAGCTGGAGCCGGCCAACCGTGCGGTGCTGAGCCAGTTGGTCGACAGCGTCGACGCTACCCCGCAGGACTGGGACCGATTCGCGCGCTGGGCACACGAGTTCCACCGCCGCAACGCAGTCACCTGGGGCAACGACCGCGCGGGGGTGGACCTGACCACGCAGATCGACCCCGACTTCCGCGTCAGCGCACCGGTGCTCACGCCGGCCTCCGTCACCGCCTGA
- a CDS encoding LLM class flavin-dependent oxidoreductase, which produces MTAEPSAARRAEQGASTHLFLLAGQRPGSTHAEALADAHHYGRTAEEAGYAGVWIAEHHFISYGVCPSAVAFAAHLLGATRRITVGTAACILSNRNPVALAEESVLLDELSGGRFRLGVGRGGPWVDLEVFGTGLERFEAGLGESLEVMARWLSGAAAVAGNGRFPFRTVAVVPRPRRRIPIWIAATSPTTVELAARAGMPLLLGLHAGPDEKADLLHRYAQVAMLHDHDPGLIPHASAHVAQVEDSDEEAARVVHAGLPPLLAGTREYVRLDGTRVGSRDLDAYVGRLVGIHPIGSPDRCRRALARAAALPGVRHLLLMVEAAGGRNATVRTIRRLASEVLDFPVDQPLAATTPQ; this is translated from the coding sequence GTGACTGCTGAGCCCTCTGCGGCCCGGCGAGCGGAGCAGGGCGCGTCGACGCATCTGTTCCTGCTCGCCGGGCAACGCCCCGGCTCCACACACGCCGAGGCTCTCGCCGACGCGCACCACTACGGCCGGACGGCGGAAGAGGCCGGCTATGCCGGGGTGTGGATCGCCGAACACCACTTCATCTCCTACGGCGTGTGCCCCTCCGCCGTGGCCTTCGCCGCACATCTGCTCGGGGCCACCCGCCGAATCACCGTCGGGACCGCGGCCTGCATCCTCTCCAACCGCAACCCGGTCGCCTTGGCCGAGGAGTCGGTCCTGCTCGACGAACTCTCCGGCGGCCGGTTCCGTCTCGGCGTCGGCCGGGGCGGCCCGTGGGTGGACCTGGAGGTCTTCGGGACCGGCCTGGAGCGCTTCGAGGCCGGACTCGGCGAATCGCTGGAGGTCATGGCGAGGTGGTTGTCGGGGGCCGCGGCGGTGGCCGGAAACGGTCGTTTTCCCTTCCGGACGGTAGCGGTAGTGCCGCGGCCTCGGCGCCGGATCCCGATCTGGATCGCTGCCACCTCGCCGACCACTGTCGAGCTCGCCGCCCGCGCCGGCATGCCGCTCCTGCTCGGTCTGCACGCGGGGCCCGACGAGAAGGCGGACCTGCTCCACCGGTACGCCCAGGTGGCTATGCTGCACGACCACGATCCCGGATTGATCCCGCACGCCAGCGCGCACGTGGCGCAGGTCGAGGACAGCGACGAGGAGGCCGCCCGCGTCGTGCACGCCGGCCTGCCCCCGCTCCTCGCGGGTACCCGCGAGTACGTCCGCCTGGACGGCACCCGGGTCGGTTCCCGCGACCTCGACGCGTACGTGGGGCGGCTGGTCGGCATCCATCCGATCGGGTCACCTGACCGCTGCCGGCGGGCACTCGCCCGGGCCGCGGCGCTGCCGGGCGTGCGGCACCTGCTGTTGATGGTGGAAGCGGCCGGCGGCCGCAACGCCACGGTGCGGACGATCCGCCGGCTCGCCTCGGAGGTGCTCGACTTCCCCGTGGACCAGCCGCTTGCAGCCACCACCCCGCAGTGA
- a CDS encoding SCO5389 family protein: MSLTVPPALLEAAEAGPIDDEAFVACVRDSLPYAWQTISRVAADLKSSDADFADNVIPPPTEAERGQLLRALASDAIRSSLERHFGVKLAFQNCHRVAAFRLAAVDSDTYRRFVSTRGQLLNQSPELRDC; the protein is encoded by the coding sequence ATGTCTCTCACCGTGCCGCCAGCCCTGCTCGAGGCCGCCGAAGCCGGTCCCATCGACGACGAGGCTTTCGTCGCCTGCGTGCGCGACTCGCTGCCGTACGCCTGGCAGACCATCAGCCGCGTCGCCGCCGACCTGAAGTCGTCCGACGCCGACTTCGCCGACAACGTGATCCCGCCGCCGACCGAGGCGGAGCGGGGCCAGTTGCTGCGCGCGCTGGCCAGCGACGCGATCCGGTCCAGCCTGGAGCGCCACTTCGGCGTGAAGTTGGCCTTCCAGAACTGTCACCGCGTCGCGGCGTTTCGGCTCGCCGCCGTCGACAGCGACACCTACCGGCGATTCGTCTCGACCCGGGGGCAACTGCTCAACCAGTCCCCCGAGCTGCGTGACTGCTGA
- a CDS encoding transcriptional repressor yields the protein MTEMPPGAGRNTRQRAEVRALLEESDEFRSAQRLHADLRSRSVPIGLTTVYRTLQALVEAGEIDSMRLPNGEQLFRRCSRTRHHHLICRLCARTVEVTGPTVEVWADRTAARHGFTDINHTLEIFGICAVCAGSNR from the coding sequence ATGACGGAGATGCCACCCGGTGCCGGCCGCAACACCCGGCAGCGAGCCGAGGTGAGGGCGCTGCTGGAGGAGTCCGACGAGTTCCGCAGTGCCCAGCGCCTGCACGCAGACCTCCGCTCCCGCAGCGTGCCGATCGGCCTGACCACTGTCTACCGAACGCTGCAGGCACTGGTCGAAGCCGGTGAGATCGACAGCATGCGACTGCCCAACGGTGAACAGCTGTTCCGCCGGTGCAGCCGCACCCGCCATCACCACCTGATCTGCCGCCTCTGTGCGCGCACTGTGGAGGTCACCGGCCCGACGGTCGAGGTTTGGGCGGACCGGACGGCCGCCCGACATGGCTTCACGGACATCAACCACACCCTGGAGATCTTCGGCATCTGCGCAGTCTGCGCCGGCAGCAATCGTTGA
- a CDS encoding choice-of-anchor M domain-containing protein: MSMVRARNQLLAGVALTAALLLGTTAPVTAAPVVLSSGHVDVIDVDHGAGALTVNVLDGTGGTDVERNPADVIFRVPAIAKTTVPSGAAWSFLGTGGQAWVLPQSSSAGLLWAGWNTTEVPIGVFQNNRVTFKLTSVSGPAGFSIYTVSGGTPSVLFDSGNGLPDTLTVNRNTHAHVNWGFDAAGTYAITFEVTGKLAADGTTVSSGAKTFTFDVLD; this comes from the coding sequence ATGAGCATGGTGCGTGCCCGCAACCAGCTTCTCGCCGGCGTCGCCCTGACCGCCGCGCTGCTCCTCGGCACCACGGCGCCCGTCACCGCCGCTCCGGTGGTGCTCTCCAGCGGCCACGTCGACGTCATCGATGTCGACCATGGCGCTGGTGCGCTCACCGTCAATGTCCTCGACGGCACCGGCGGCACCGACGTCGAACGCAATCCAGCCGACGTGATCTTCCGGGTACCCGCCATCGCAAAGACCACCGTGCCGTCCGGAGCTGCCTGGTCGTTCCTCGGCACCGGGGGCCAGGCCTGGGTTCTGCCGCAGTCCAGCAGCGCCGGCCTGCTCTGGGCCGGCTGGAACACCACCGAGGTGCCCATCGGGGTCTTCCAGAACAATCGGGTCACGTTCAAGCTCACCAGCGTGTCCGGCCCGGCCGGCTTCAGCATCTACACCGTCTCCGGCGGCACTCCGAGCGTGCTGTTCGACAGCGGAAACGGCCTGCCTGACACCCTCACCGTCAATCGCAACACCCACGCCCATGTCAATTGGGGCTTCGACGCCGCCGGCACCTACGCCATCACCTTCGAAGTCACCGGCAAACTCGCCGCTGACGGCACCACTGTCAGCTCCGGCGCCAAGACCTTCACCTTCGACGTCCTTGACTGA
- a CDS encoding choice-of-anchor M domain-containing protein, translating into MRRTLRHLLASGALGVALAATALPAQAATTSPVVFRSGHLDVVDVAYEAGMLEIGVHDEDDDVEYGSDEVKLVVTRQAKVSVPADPAFAFLGTPGVSKVWILPEIQNPNLIWPGIAAEEIESGVFAGDSLTLSVRSVAGPGQLAIYTENAVGQPSVLADSGDGLPDSVSLTAGDHTHANWAFDEAGKYRVTVRATGVLAATGQQVTSAPATLHFTVKA; encoded by the coding sequence GTGCGTAGAACCCTGCGCCACCTGCTGGCATCGGGCGCTCTGGGCGTGGCACTGGCCGCAACCGCCCTGCCCGCGCAAGCCGCCACCACGTCCCCCGTGGTGTTCCGCTCCGGCCACCTCGACGTCGTCGACGTGGCCTACGAGGCCGGCATGCTGGAGATCGGCGTCCACGACGAGGACGACGACGTCGAGTACGGCAGTGACGAAGTGAAGCTGGTCGTCACCCGTCAGGCCAAGGTCTCCGTCCCCGCGGACCCTGCCTTCGCGTTCCTCGGCACCCCAGGCGTCTCCAAGGTGTGGATCCTGCCGGAGATTCAGAACCCCAATCTGATCTGGCCGGGCATCGCCGCCGAGGAGATCGAATCCGGCGTCTTCGCCGGCGACTCGCTGACGCTGTCCGTCCGCTCAGTCGCCGGCCCCGGCCAACTCGCCATCTACACCGAGAACGCGGTCGGCCAACCGAGCGTCCTGGCCGACAGCGGTGACGGCCTGCCCGACTCCGTCAGCCTGACGGCCGGTGACCACACACATGCCAACTGGGCGTTCGACGAGGCCGGAAAGTACCGGGTGACCGTCCGGGCCACCGGCGTTCTGGCGGCCACGGGCCAGCAGGTCACCTCCGCGCCGGCCACCCTCCACTTCACGGTGAAGGCATGA
- the rpmF gene encoding 50S ribosomal protein L32, whose protein sequence is MAVPKRRTSRSNTRHRRAQWKATVPPTVPCPCPRKERVVPHRVCAHCGLYNGRQVVAAP, encoded by the coding sequence ATGGCCGTACCCAAGCGCCGAACGTCCCGATCCAACACCCGCCACCGTCGGGCCCAGTGGAAGGCGACCGTCCCACCTACCGTCCCCTGCCCCTGCCCCCGCAAGGAACGGGTGGTTCCGCACCGCGTCTGCGCCCACTGCGGCCTGTACAACGGCCGACAGGTGGTGGCCGCACCGTGA
- a CDS encoding GTP-binding protein, giving the protein MTDRLPVTVLSGFLGAGKTSLLNHVLANRDGLRVAVIVNDMSEVNIDGSLVRDGGALSRTEERLVELTNGCICCTLRDDLLDEVIRLARLGRFDYLLIESSGISEPMPVAATFAFGLDDGQVLDDLARLDTTVTVVDAAGALAQIKAGQSLEDRGLSAYDGDDRTIADLVIDQIEFADVIVVNKTDLVDAEDLQRVEALISRLNPGARQIRATYGQVSPADIMHTGRFDLHRAETAPGWVAELNGEHVPETVEYGISSIVFRDHRPFHPQRLWDLLTGRLEEFGVVRSKGFLWLASRPDVQALWSQAGPSGRCDPVGVPVAASGEWPDDPQDRDELRARWHPDFGDRQQELVLIGVDLAADGLRAVLHRCLLTDAELAAGHHVWRQLPDPFPDWDLGDAHEHERRVVGPSPAGGAADGR; this is encoded by the coding sequence GTGACCGACCGCCTGCCGGTCACGGTGCTCTCCGGTTTCCTCGGCGCCGGCAAGACCAGCCTGCTCAACCACGTCCTCGCCAACCGCGACGGGCTGCGCGTCGCGGTGATCGTCAACGACATGAGCGAGGTCAACATCGACGGCTCGCTGGTCCGCGACGGCGGCGCGCTGTCACGAACGGAGGAACGGCTGGTCGAGCTGACCAACGGCTGCATTTGCTGCACCCTGCGCGACGACCTGCTCGACGAAGTCATCAGGCTGGCCCGTCTGGGTCGCTTCGACTACCTGCTGATCGAGTCCAGCGGCATCTCCGAGCCGATGCCGGTGGCCGCCACCTTCGCCTTCGGCTTGGACGACGGGCAGGTGCTCGACGACCTCGCCCGACTCGACACCACCGTCACCGTCGTGGACGCCGCCGGTGCACTGGCGCAGATCAAGGCAGGGCAGTCCCTCGAAGACCGGGGACTGTCGGCCTACGACGGCGACGATCGCACCATCGCCGACCTGGTGATCGACCAGATTGAGTTCGCCGACGTCATCGTGGTCAACAAGACCGACCTGGTCGACGCCGAGGACCTGCAGAGGGTCGAGGCGCTGATCAGTCGGCTGAACCCGGGCGCCCGTCAGATACGGGCAACATACGGCCAGGTGTCGCCCGCGGACATCATGCACACCGGCCGCTTCGACCTCCACCGTGCGGAAACCGCGCCGGGCTGGGTCGCGGAACTCAACGGCGAACACGTTCCGGAAACGGTCGAGTACGGCATCTCCAGCATCGTCTTCCGCGACCACCGGCCGTTCCATCCCCAACGACTGTGGGATCTGCTCACCGGTCGGCTGGAGGAGTTCGGCGTCGTCCGCTCCAAGGGCTTCCTCTGGCTCGCGAGCCGCCCGGACGTCCAGGCGCTGTGGTCGCAGGCCGGCCCGTCGGGCCGGTGCGACCCGGTGGGCGTTCCGGTGGCGGCGTCCGGCGAGTGGCCGGACGACCCGCAGGATCGCGACGAGCTTCGCGCCCGTTGGCATCCGGACTTCGGCGACCGGCAGCAGGAGCTCGTTCTCATCGGGGTCGATCTCGCCGCCGACGGGCTCCGTGCGGTGCTGCACCGGTGCCTGCTCACCGACGCGGAACTCGCCGCCGGCCACCATGTCTGGCGGCAGCTGCCGGATCCGTTCCCCGACTGGGATCTCGGTGACGCGCACGAGCACGAGCGCCGTGTCGTCGGCCCGTCTCCTGCGGGTGGCGCTGCCGACGGGCGTTGA
- a CDS encoding type B 50S ribosomal protein L31, which yields MKPGIHPEYRPVVYRDKGADFAFLTRSTAASDQTIEWTDGNTYPVIDVQISSASHPFWTGKQRLLDTAGRVEKFRNKYSRRAPRSNG from the coding sequence ATGAAGCCCGGGATCCACCCCGAGTACCGGCCCGTCGTCTACCGCGACAAGGGCGCCGACTTCGCCTTCCTCACCCGCTCCACCGCCGCGAGCGACCAAACGATCGAGTGGACCGACGGCAACACCTACCCCGTCATCGATGTCCAGATCTCCTCTGCCAGTCACCCGTTCTGGACGGGCAAGCAGCGCCTGCTCGACACCGCCGGCCGGGTCGAGAAGTTCCGCAACAAGTACTCCCGCCGCGCACCCAGGAGCAACGGGTGA